The following proteins come from a genomic window of Hypanus sabinus isolate sHypSab1 chromosome 9, sHypSab1.hap1, whole genome shotgun sequence:
- the noxo1a gene encoding NADPH oxidase organizer 1a, protein MYKRFPLNVRIIGLIRHKKQKSYLASVLWSDRNDVIVYRTFDEFKKLHKTVVKKFPLEAGRIKKSDRMIPKFQDVSRKEKRRTQVSKSVLRMGILEHYCSELLRTSVKISEDQDVIQFFLPTESDLAPSFPSDSVIIMPSAIGRRKNTWKRTRAKSIETITQPMASESYKCIATYEGKDTRNNPFKVLEDEVVDVITKNPSGWWLVENERKQLAWFPAPYLRSLMSMPLESEIDVSVDYGSQYYAIESYEAKNEDELSMHVGAMVEVLKKSTDGWWLARYNGRSGYVPSVYLQQYRNPHSKFQFLTKATMYKSTPNLSLPDKDPYIQSSNAESDNTSHYLSTTNTKDVTKRLYQQKSMSINCLTDENVFDNELNFHDVDQSENLSDDGSMSTVSSNKSHLSEDSGSDSLNSSQSSVDMSELLEKNQFTSKNLNDSDEKGSDLRNILEASTSENNSTANPVPKIPPRPQREEILSRCTTLTKNMIMKSQNNFAIKHTKKVEITH, encoded by the exons atgtacaAAAGATTTCCGCTCAACGTTCGAATCATTGGATTAATACGACACAAAAAGCAAAAG tCTTACCTTGCCTCCGTTCTGTGGTCGGATCGAAATGATGTTATTGTGTACAGAACGTTTGACGAGTTTAAGAAACTCCAT AAAACGGTTGTAAAGAAGTTCCCGTTGGAGGCAGGGCGCATTAAAAAGTCGGATCGAATGATTCCAAAATTCCAAG ATGTTTCCCGGAAGGAAAAACGGCGCACTCAAGTGAGTAAGTCGGTCCTCAGAATGGGCATACTGGAACATTACTGCTCCGAGCTATTGCGAACCAGTGTTAAAATCTCAGAGGATCAAGATGTTATCCAATTCTTCCTCCCCACCGAAAGTGACTTGGCGCCGTCTTTCCCCTCGGACAG TGTTATCATCATGCCATCTGCAATCGGACGGAGAAAGAATACATGGAAGCGCACACGCGCAAAAAGTATCGAAACCATCACGCAGCCGATGGCCTCGGAGAGTTACAAGTGCATTGCTACTTATGAGGGAAAAGATACCAGGAACAATCCGTTTAAGGTGTTGGAGGACGAAGTAGTTGATGTCATTACCAAGAACCCATCAG GCTGGTGGCTTGTGGAAAATGAACGGAAACAGTTAGCCTGGTTTCCTGCTCCTTATCTCAGGAGTCTCATGTCTATGCCATTGGAGAGTGAAATAGATG TTTCTGTAGATTATGGATCTCAGTATTACGCTATTGAAAGCTATGAAGCAAAGAATGAAGATGAACTATCCATGCATGTTGGAGCCATGGTTGAAGTCTTAAAGAAATCTACTGATGGATGGTGGCTTGCCAG GTATAATGGACGGTCTGGATATGTCCCATCTGTCTATCTTCAGCAGTACAGAAACCCGCATTCAAAATTCCAGTTCCTCACCAAGGCAACCATGTACAAATCTACCCCAAACCTCAGTCTTCCTGACAAAGATCCATATATTCAATCAAGTAATGCAGAATCGGACAATACTAGCCATTATTTGTCAACTACAAATACCAAAGATGTCACCAAAAGACTGTATCAGCAAAAATCAATGTCTATTAACTGCTTGACTGATGAAAACGTATTTGACAATGAGTTAAACTTTCATGATGTAGATCAGTCAGAAAATTTGAGTGATGATGGTAGCATGTCCACTGTAAGTTCAAACAAGTCACATTTATCTGAAGACAGCGGTTCAGACAGTCTCAACAGCTCTCAAAGCTCTGTTGACATGTCAGAACTGCTTGAAAAGAACCAATTCACATCTAAAAATCTGAATGATTCTGATGAGAAAGGGAGTGATTTAAGAAACATCCTTGAAGCTTCCACAAGTGAGAATAACTCTACTGCAAATCCAGTACCCAAGATACCACCAAGGCCACAGAGAGAAGAAATACTGTCAAGATGTACAACCTTAACCAAGAACATGATTATGAAATCCCAAAATAATTTTGCCATTAAACATACCAAAAAAGTTGAAATCACTCATTGA